In Paracoccus sp. N5, the DNA window AGGCGATGATCGAGAACCGCCCGCCCAGCAGCGAATTGCCGCCGATCACCACGGCGAGGATGGCGTCAAGCTCCAGCCACAGCCCGGCGTTGTTGGCATCGGCGCCGCGGATGTCGGCGGTGACGACGATCCCGGCCAGCGCCGCGCAAAGCCCCGAGACGACATAGACCGCGATCAGCAGCACTGTGGCGTTCACCCCGGCCAGGGCGCTGGCGCGGCGGTTGATGCCGATGGATTCGACCAGCAGGCCAAGCGCGCTGCGCCGCATCAGCGCCGCCATGCCCAGGCCGCAGGCCAGCCACAGCCAGGCCGGCACCGGCAGGCCCAAGAGGCTGCCCGAGCCGAAGAAGGCGAAGCCCGCGTCGGTGAAGGTCAGGATGCGCCCTTCGGTAATGAGCTGGGCGATGCCGCGCCCCATGGTCATCAGGATCAGCGTCGCGACGAAGGGCTGGATGCCGACCACGGCGACCAGGAGCCCGTTCCACAGCCCCGCGAGCGCACCAGCGGCCAAGGCCAGCAGCAGCGCCGGCCCCAGCCCCCAGCCGCCGGCCACGGCCGAGGCGGCGACCGCGCCGCAGATCGCCATGGTGGTGCCGACCGACAGGTCGATGCCGCGCGTGGCGATGACCAGCGTCATGCCCGTGGCCAGCAGCGCCACCGGCGCGCCGCGCTTCAGCACGTCGATCATCGGCCCGACCAGCCGGTCGCCGCTGATGCCGATCTTCAGGAAACCCGGATAGAACACCGTCACCAGCGCCACCAGCAGCGCCAGCGCCACCAGTTGCGGGGCAATGCGTTTCAGCAGGGTCATGCCGCCACCCCCCCGCCGGCGATGGCGCGCATGATCTCGGCCCCGGTCACGCGCGGCCCGGAAAGCTCCGCGACATGGCGGCGGTCGCGCAGCACGATCACCCGGTCGGCGCTGGCGACCAGCTCGTCGATCTCGCTACTGACCAGCAGGATCGACATGCCGGCCTGGGTCAGCTCGCGGATCAGGCGCAGGATCTCGGCATGGGCGCCGACGTCGATGCCGCGCGTCGGCTCGTCCAGGATCAGGAAACGCGGGTTCATCGCCAGCCAGCGGGCAAGGATCGCCTTTTGCTGGTTGCCGCCGGACAGCTCGCCGATGGGCTTTTCCCGGCCCGAGGTGCGGATGTCGAGCCGCTTGATATAGTCGTCGGCGATGCGGTTTTGCTCGGCGCGCGGGATCCTGCGCGCCCAGCCGCGCCGGGCTTGCAGGCCCAGGATGATGTTCTCGCGGATCGACAGTTCGTCGACGATGCCGTCGGTCTTGCGCTCCTCGGGGACGAAGCCGAAGCCCTGCGCGATGGCGGCGCGTGGGCTGGACAGGTCCAGCCGGGACTGCGCGTCGCTGGCCTCGCCCGATTGCGCGGGACGCACGCCGAACATCATCTCGGCGCTTTCCGTGCGGCCCGAGCCCAGCAGGCCCGCCAGCCCCACCACCTCGCCCTGCCCCACGGTCAGGTCGAAGGGCTCGACCACGCCGCGCCGGCCGAAGCCGCGGAATTCCAGCAGGGGAGGACGGGCGGCGGCGGTCCGGGCGGCCTGCTCGGCCACCTCATGCTCCAGCGCGCGGCCCAGCATGTGCTCGATCAGCTTCACCCGGTCCAGCGCGGCCGTGCGCTCGGTGACGATCTTGCGGCCGTTCCGCAGCACGGTCACCCGGTCGGTCAGGTCGAACACCTGGTCGAGGAAATGCGACACGAAGACGATGCCCAGGCCGCGCTCGCGCAGCCCCCGCACCACGTCGAAGACCATGCGCACCTCGGCCGCGTCCAGGCTGGCGGT includes these proteins:
- a CDS encoding ABC transporter permease gives rise to the protein MTLLKRIAPQLVALALLVALVTVFYPGFLKIGISGDRLVGPMIDVLKRGAPVALLATGMTLVIATRGIDLSVGTTMAICGAVAASAVAGGWGLGPALLLALAAGALAGLWNGLLVAVVGIQPFVATLILMTMGRGIAQLITEGRILTFTDAGFAFFGSGSLLGLPVPAWLWLACGLGMAALMRRSALGLLVESIGINRRASALAGVNATVLLIAVYVVSGLCAALAGIVVTADIRGADANNAGLWLELDAILAVVIGGNSLLGGRFSIIASLLGALIIQTIDTGILLAGFPSEYNLVLKAGLVLVILVLQSPRIAGEWRIWRDSHRASREAALHRGAAK
- a CDS encoding sugar ABC transporter ATP-binding protein, which translates into the protein MLLTIRSLTKTFPGTKALDAVDFDLAAGEIHALLGENGAGKSTLIKCLTGAYRRDGGTISLDGAQIDPQSTVEAQEQGIGTVYQEVNLLPNLTVAQNLMFGCEPRRWGLIDSRALRAGARETLRPYGLDIDVDRDLGSYSVAIQQIVAIARAVALSGKVLILDEPTASLDAAEVRMVFDVVRGLRERGLGIVFVSHFLDQVFDLTDRVTVLRNGRKIVTERTAALDRVKLIEHMLGRALEHEVAEQAARTAAARPPLLEFRGFGRRGVVEPFDLTVGQGEVVGLAGLLGSGRTESAEMMFGVRPAQSGEASDAQSRLDLSSPRAAIAQGFGFVPEERKTDGIVDELSIRENIILGLQARRGWARRIPRAEQNRIADDYIKRLDIRTSGREKPIGELSGGNQQKAILARWLAMNPRFLILDEPTRGIDVGAHAEILRLIRELTQAGMSILLVSSEIDELVASADRVIVLRDRRHVAELSGPRVTGAEIMRAIAGGGVAA